In Flammeovirgaceae bacterium 311, one DNA window encodes the following:
- a CDS encoding hypothetical protein (COG0642 Signal transduction histidine kinase), producing MTIKVESNGKNIFIDYYDSGPGLSPDIEKPDKIFEPLFTTKRNPFTGEEEGTGLGMWLVKSIVKENDGEIRLLFPEVGFGARMTFPTKYSK from the coding sequence GTGACTATCAAGGTAGAAAGTAATGGTAAAAATATTTTCATTGATTATTACGATAGTGGACCTGGGTTATCACCTGACATAGAAAAGCCTGATAAGATATTCGAGCCTTTGTTCACAACTAAAAGAAATCCATTTACAGGAGAAGAAGAAGGTACGGGATTAGGAATGTGGTTAGTCAAGTCGATTGTTAAGGAAAATGATGGAGAAATAAGACTATTATTTCCAGAGGTCGGTTTTGGTGCTCGTATGACATTCCCAACAAAATATTCAAAGTAA
- a CDS encoding histidine kinase codes for MKKGVPSLLLENAYQDQGEKYLLREDLDDQIKASLKKALNKLNSLYIIDAGEGMTQNIIRDHWMTIGTDNKAFDIFTKSNRVKSGAKGIGRFALDKLGSRCEMTTVFNPINHDPDTDENGVETNFNAYKWIVNWDEFEGDFKTIDRVNAELIGFNTDSLREELTLSVDGLDLSKIELDEGFRYGTILRITELRENWDDYYVQQVYSDLEVLVPPKESSDFQICLFSTLEPEKYGEVLGSICDDFDYKIIAKADENQNVKITIYRNEYDLELIDPDFFSREAMMSFPFRKLEFQKGFWSTEKKFSQLLPGYSLVDDDRVFNDIGVFEFTFYFMKRGYSSLDAERFSYRKFMANFRKDWLTKFGGIKLFRDNFRVRPYGEVKDSAFDWLGLGARKSQSPAGVGKEDGGYRVEPENIAGAIKISRLTNVNFEDKSSREGLQENKTFQIFKLLITNIIALFEEDRATIAKELSLYYNEKHYDRINKEKAEELAKSILEKSRKRKDQEKSGEEGQNNNSEPNTSDELTVLAELNREKDEVIEKLKDEQKVLRGLASSGIVLASFSHDLSKLNDVLNSRVEKLKKIISNKINEAEYADAEERKNPFVQLEKMRKQDVKLQNWLNFSLGAARKDKRKRNQLFLHKYFNDFRNDWLSILENRGIEFDVSRVDPVEMRVFEIDFDSIFNNLLVIL; via the coding sequence TTGAAAAAAGGTGTCCCCTCATTACTCCTCGAAAATGCATATCAGGATCAGGGAGAAAAATATCTATTAAGGGAGGATCTTGATGATCAAATTAAGGCTTCTCTGAAGAAAGCCCTCAATAAGCTTAATTCTCTTTATATAATTGATGCTGGAGAGGGAATGACACAGAATATAATAAGAGATCATTGGATGACAATAGGTACTGATAATAAGGCTTTTGATATTTTCACTAAAAGTAATCGTGTTAAATCTGGTGCTAAGGGGATTGGAAGATTCGCATTAGATAAGTTGGGTAGTCGGTGTGAAATGACAACTGTCTTCAATCCAATAAACCATGATCCTGATACTGATGAAAATGGAGTAGAAACAAATTTTAATGCTTATAAATGGATAGTTAATTGGGATGAATTTGAAGGTGACTTTAAAACAATTGATAGAGTCAATGCAGAATTAATTGGATTCAATACTGATTCTTTAAGAGAAGAATTAACATTATCTGTTGATGGGTTAGATTTATCAAAAATCGAATTGGATGAAGGATTTCGATACGGTACGATTTTGAGAATAACAGAACTTCGTGAAAACTGGGATGACTACTATGTTCAGCAGGTATATTCAGATCTAGAAGTTCTTGTACCTCCAAAAGAAAGTAGTGATTTCCAGATTTGCCTTTTCAGTACACTGGAGCCTGAAAAGTATGGAGAAGTTTTGGGTTCAATTTGTGATGACTTCGACTATAAGATAATTGCTAAGGCTGACGAAAATCAAAATGTAAAGATTACTATCTATAGAAATGAGTATGACTTAGAATTGATTGATCCTGATTTTTTTAGTCGTGAGGCTATGATGTCTTTTCCATTTAGAAAACTTGAATTTCAAAAGGGCTTTTGGTCTACTGAAAAAAAGTTTTCTCAGTTGTTGCCAGGTTATTCATTAGTTGATGATGATCGGGTCTTTAATGATATTGGTGTCTTTGAATTCACCTTTTATTTCATGAAAAGAGGCTATAGTAGCCTAGATGCGGAAAGATTTTCATATAGGAAGTTTATGGCCAATTTTAGAAAAGATTGGCTTACCAAGTTCGGCGGGATAAAATTGTTCAGAGATAACTTTAGAGTTCGCCCCTACGGTGAGGTTAAAGATTCTGCATTTGATTGGCTGGGGCTTGGAGCTAGGAAATCACAAAGTCCAGCAGGTGTAGGCAAGGAAGACGGGGGTTATAGAGTAGAGCCAGAGAACATTGCAGGAGCTATCAAAATTTCAAGATTGACAAACGTGAATTTTGAGGATAAGTCTAGTCGTGAAGGTTTGCAGGAGAACAAAACATTTCAGATTTTCAAACTTCTTATAACAAATATTATTGCCTTATTTGAGGAAGATCGAGCTACTATCGCAAAAGAGCTAAGCTTATATTATAATGAGAAACATTATGATCGGATTAATAAAGAAAAGGCTGAGGAGCTCGCTAAATCTATATTAGAGAAAAGTCGGAAAAGAAAAGATCAGGAGAAAAGTGGAGAAGAGGGGCAGAATAATAATAGTGAACCCAATACTTCTGATGAACTAACTGTCCTTGCGGAATTGAATAGGGAGAAGGATGAGGTTATTGAAAAGCTCAAGGATGAACAAAAAGTTCTACGAGGCCTAGCAAGCAGTGGTATCGTTCTAGCATCCTTTAGCCATGACCTAAGTAAGCTTAATGATGTGCTAAATTCAAGGGTTGAGAAACTCAAAAAAATAATTTCGAACAAAATAAATGAAGCTGAATACGCAGACGCGGAAGAAAGGAAAAATCCATTTGTTCAGCTTGAAAAAATGAGAAAGCAAGATGTTAAATTGCAAAATTGGTTGAATTTCTCATTAGGAGCAGCTAGAAAAGATAAGAGAAAAAGGAATCAGCTTTTCCTTCATAAATACTTTAATGATTTCAGAAATGACTGGTTATCCATCCTTGAAAATAGAGGGATTGAATTTGATGTCTCAAGAGTAGATCCCGTTGAGATGCGCGTGTTTGAGATTGATTTTGATAGTATCTTTAATAATTTATTGGTAATTCTATAG